Below is a genomic region from Bacteroidales bacterium.
ATCCGTTTCCGTATTTATTGAAATAGTATTTAATATTTGCAACGGTTCTTGTTGTATTATCTGTTGCACATTCTACAAATATTAATACACCGTGAGGTCCCTTGCCTTCGTAATTAACTTCAGTATAACTTGCGGCATCTTTGCCCGATGCTCTTTTTATTGCAGCCGATATATTATCTTTCGGCATATTTTGAGCCTTAGCATTTTGAATTGCAGTACGCAATTTTGCATTCATGTCAGGATCTTCGCCGCCTTCTTTTGCAGCAATAGTAATTGCTTTTGCAAGTTTCGGAAATATTCGGGACATTTTATCCCAACGTTTCATTTTTGCAGCTTTTCTGTATTCAAATGCTCTTCCCATATTATTTCTTATTTATTTTATGCAAAAGTAAAAAAAACGAATAAATATGGCATTTAATAAATGATTTTTATTTCTAAATTTGAAGAATGAAAAAAATATCTGTATCAAATATAATAAAAAATGCTTGCCCTGATATTAAACTCGGGATAATTTATTCAAGCGTAGTTTATAATAAATACAATGAATTTTTATGGGCGGAAATTAAAGATGAAATAAATCGTATTTCAGAAATCAAAACAGAAGAAGTAAAAAACATTCCTCAAATTGCAAGCTCTCGAGAAGCATACAAAGCATTGGGCAAAGAGCCTGCAAGATACAGATTGTCGGCAGAAGCTTTGCACAGAAGAATTATTAACGGAAAAGGAATATATCAAATAAGCAATATTGTTGATGTTATAAATTTATCGTCTGTTAAAACCGGTTATTCAATAGGCGGATATGATTTTGATGAAATTCAAGATGATATTATTTTCGGTATCGGAAAAAAAGATGAAGATTATGAAGCAATCGGCAGAGGAAAAATGAATATTGAAAGCCTTCCGGTTTTTTATGACAACAAAGGAGCATTCGGAAGTCCTACATCTGATTCGGTAAGAACTATGATAACGGCAAAAACTGTCGAAATTTTGTTAATTGTTATTAATTTCGGAGGGCATGATAATTTTGATGCGGATTTGAAAATGATTTCCGAATTAATACAAAAATATTGTTTAGGAAGTGAAGTGAAAATCAAAGTTAATTAGGGTTTGCTGAAAAGCTCACAGGTGCATTAGATTTCAAGTTTCTCGTTTGAAGTCGTATATAAATACTGCGAAATAAGAGAAATTTGAAAGGTAGTGTGCCTGTGGGCAGCTAAAACATTTTACACAAGTGCAGGGAAATAGGGCGAAATGAATTAAAAACCTTGCACTTGTATATGTAAATAATTTTATAAATGACTGAAAAATAAATATATTAGCGTTTTTCAGCAAACCCTAATTAAATGCTTTTATTGTAAAATTAAAACTGTTATATTTGCACTTTAACAAATTATAAAATTATTTAATATGAAAAAATTATTATTTATTGTAGGAGTTTTTTTTATGTTTTCTTGTGGAGATAAACCGGATGTAATGTTTACTGCACCTTCTTCGGCAGAGGTTAACAAAGAAATTATTGTTAAATTTACTAATCCTATCAGTTCAACTGAAAAGTCAAAATATTGGATTACAATAATTGAAAAATCTAAAGAAGATAAAGATTGGGGAAAATGGCAATATGTGAAAGATAATGCCGAATCAATAAAACTAATTTGTCCGAGCCAAGCAGGAGAATATGAAATAAGATTACATGATATGTATCCTTCAAAATCATTTCATGTAGTTGAAAGAGCATCCTTAACTTTAAAATAGAAAGTTG
It encodes:
- a CDS encoding YebC/PmpR family DNA-binding transcriptional regulator — encoded protein: MGRAFEYRKAAKMKRWDKMSRIFPKLAKAITIAAKEGGEDPDMNAKLRTAIQNAKAQNMPKDNISAAIKRASGKDAASYTEVNYEGKGPHGVLIFVECATDNTTRTVANIKYYFNKYGNGLVPSGSLEFMFNRKAVLEFEKTDEIDLEELEFELIDVGLEEIEEHDGTVYVYGDYKNFGTLAAAFEEKGIELTKSGLQRIPTSPVEFTEEQLEEIEVLIDKMEEDDDVQAVYTNIV